AGAAACGCCGGCAAAAACCGTTCAAAACGCCAAACCGTCCGAAGCCAAACCGCAAGCAGATAAAGAGCGTTTGGAAGCGGAAAAACGCAAAGCCGAAGCAGACAAGCGTCAGGCCGAGCAGGAAGACGCACGCAAAAAAGAGCAGAAGCTGAAAGAACAGCAGGCTAAAGCGGAGGCGGAAAAACGCGCCGCAGAAGCCGCCAAAAAACAGGCGGAACAGGCCAAACAAGCCAAAAGCAGGCAAGACAAACAAGAATCCCAAAAGAAAAACGCACAAGATGTGCTGAACAACAAATCGGCAAAAGCGGTAGCCAAAGATCCGCAAGCGATTTTGGAAGGCAAAGCCCAGATTCAAAAGGGCAAAGCGATTATTCAGGCAGGCGCATACAGCAACCGCGAACAGGCCAAGCAGGTTCAGCAGCGTTTAGCCAATCTCGGTATCAGCGCCTACATCAGCGAAGCCGATACCAGTAAAGGCAAAGTTTACCGAGTGCGCACCGTTGCGTATCCCGACCGTCAGACGGCCAATAAGGCCTTGGGTCATATACGCCAACAAGGCATAGACGGCTTGGTGATAGGTCAGCAGTGATGGCGGTGTTCGATATTGTGGCTTTACTGGTGGTGGCCGTTTGCGTTGTGATTTCGCTGGTGCGCGGTGCCGTTGCCGAAATTGCCGCTTTTTTCAGGTGGATTGCCGCATTTGTGGCGGCCAAAGTGTTTGCCGCTCCTTTTGCCGAAATCGCTTTCCATTCGGTCGAACCGCGCCAATTGGGCGTGGTTTTGGCTTTTATCGCCGTATTTTTTGCCGCATGGCTGATACAGCATTTTTTAATCGGTTTGCTGACGGCAGCGGTTTCCGCCGTCGGTTTGGGCGGTGTCAACCGTTTGTTGGGCGGCCTGTTCGGTGCCGCAAAAGGCGTATTGTTGGTCACTTTGGCCGTGTTGGTGTGTTC
Above is a genomic segment from Neisseria weaveri containing:
- a CDS encoding CvpA family protein, whose product is MAVFDIVALLVVAVCVVISLVRGAVAEIAAFFRWIAAFVAAKVFAAPFAEIAFHSVEPRQLGVVLAFIAVFFAAWLIQHFLIGLLTAAVSAVGLGGVNRLLGGLFGAAKGVLLVTLAVLVCSFTDLPQTEGWRLSVSAPYFEALAAMAVPYLPPVVAEQIQNPLL